A stretch of DNA from Nitratireductor thuwali:
TGCGGGTGGCCTCCAGCAGGCGGGTTTGCCAGCTGTTGAGCACGAAAAGCCCGAAACCGCTCAGCACCAGCAGTATCGTGACGGCGGTGAACTGCCAGTGCAGGACGTAAAGCTGCCGCTGGTCGTGTGCCACCGCCTGTCCGCCGTAGCTGTTCGCCTCGGAAACGAGACCGACCAGATCGGATTCCAGCCGCCCGGTCAGTGCAAGGGCCTTCTCGATGTCGCCGCCCTCAGTGATCAGCGCGTCCACGCTCTCCATCGTCCCGGAAGCTTCCTCGATTACCTCTTGGCGGTCAGGGCTCTCGAGCGCGAATGTGCGGAAGTCGCCGGATGAGAAAAGGCTGAGCCGGTTGAGGAATATCTCGTATCGCAGACGCGCCTTCCGGATGGATGCGGCGGCCTCTTCCGATCCCTCGTTCACGAGAGCCTCAAGGAGCGCCTTCCTGAACCGAAGGAACTCGTTCACGCCCTGACCGGCGCTGAAGGCCACATTATACTGTGACACCTCCTCGAACAGGGCCTGACGCTTGTGGACGAGAAACGAAATGTAAATCGCCGCCACAAGCAGGATCGCCATGCTGGCGGCCAGCATGTAGCGGATCAGACGGACTGCCGTTTCCTGCCTCGACGCGGCTTTGATCCCTTGGGTGCCGGGGTACACGGACTTACATCACCTTTATACGCGAGAGCTGCCAGACCGATCTGGAATAGTATTTCTGGGCACTAAGATCCGGGTTGCTGTCGTAGGGATAGATGATGAACAGCGGTCCTTTGTCTCGGATGGGCATGTCTGCTCCATCCCGCTTCATCGCCAGGATCGCGCCGAATTCGGCGAAATCGGAGATGGGTATGGTCGTGCGGTAATCGTTGAGCGCGATGGCCTCGATTTCTGTTCCCGTCGCGCCGACATGC
This window harbors:
- a CDS encoding molybdopterin-dependent oxidoreductase, encoding MPTGDPILVIEGEIENTNVDGEAHFDREMLEALGTVEIVTNTPWYTGAATFEGVPLARLMEHVGATGTEIEAIALNDYRTTIPISDFAEFGAILAMKRDGADMPIRDKGPLFIIYPYDSNPDLSAQKYYSRSVWQLSRIKVM